A region of Catenibacterium mitsuokai DNA encodes the following proteins:
- the srtB gene encoding class B sortase encodes MKKYKMQICIAAAVALLGTAVFCGFQIYHHYAQVEEQTEAFEQMAELVEQAPEEAIPEDTPVSEGEDVLAKYNELYLQNEDMVGWISIAGTKLNYPVMQTPNNPNFYLKHNFEKAYSDLGTPYIQENCNLSESDNLVIYGHHIKGGKMFGALEDYKAKSFYEKHKTIQFDTLTEQGEYEIVAVFKTVAYSSEGFRYYDFVDAENEEAFDAYVAKCKELSLYDTGVSAAYGDRLITLSTCEYSAQNGRLVVVAKKVS; translated from the coding sequence ATGAAAAAATATAAAATGCAGATTTGTATCGCTGCCGCTGTTGCCCTGTTGGGTACGGCGGTTTTTTGCGGCTTTCAGATTTATCACCATTATGCACAGGTGGAGGAACAGACGGAAGCCTTTGAACAGATGGCGGAGCTTGTGGAGCAGGCTCCCGAAGAAGCAATCCCAGAGGATACGCCTGTCAGTGAGGGCGAAGATGTGCTTGCGAAATACAACGAGCTGTATCTGCAAAATGAGGATATGGTCGGTTGGATTTCCATTGCCGGCACGAAGCTCAATTATCCTGTGATGCAGACCCCGAACAATCCGAATTTCTATCTGAAGCACAACTTTGAAAAGGCGTACAGTGATTTGGGAACGCCCTATATCCAAGAGAACTGCAACCTTTCAGAGAGCGACAATCTTGTGATTTACGGTCATCACATCAAGGGTGGCAAGATGTTTGGAGCGTTGGAGGACTACAAGGCAAAGAGCTTTTATGAAAAGCACAAGACCATTCAGTTTGATACGCTGACCGAGCAGGGCGAATATGAAATCGTGGCTGTGTTCAAGACTGTTGCGTACAGCTCGGAGGGCTTCCGCTATTACGATTTTGTGGATGCAGAAAATGAAGAAGCCTTTGATGCGTATGTTGCCAAGTGTAAGGAGCTTTCCCTGTATGATACGGGCGTGAGTGCCGCATATGGCGACAGGCTGATTACCCTTTCCACCTGTGAATATTCTGCCCAGAACGGCAGGCTTGTGGTGGTGGCGAAAAAGGTATCTTGA
- a CDS encoding VirB4-like conjugal transfer ATPase, CD1110 family: MIKTLRNLFKQDKEKFVVPKSVQAVIPIKTIWEDGIFLVGKNKYAKTFKFEDINYAVASREDKEAMFLEYSELLNALDSGATTKITINNRRLNKADFEQTILIPMAEDGLDKYRTEYNKMLLDKATGANSIVQDKYVTISVCKKNIEEARHYFARVGADLIGHFSRLGSKSTELDAEEKLRIFHDFYRTGEETAFCFDMVQSMKKGHDFKDYICPDTFEFEKDYFRIGNRYGRVIFLREYAAYIKDSMVAELCELNRNMMLSVDVVPVPTDEAVREVENRLLGVETNITNWQRKQNQNNNFSAVIPYDLEQQRKESKEFLDDLTTRDQRMMFAVLTMVHTAETKEQLDNDTEALLTTARKHLCQFAVLKYQQMDALNTALPFGVRKIDALRTLTTESLAVFIPFRVQEIYHENGVYYGQNVISKNMIIANRRHLLNGNSFILGVSGAGKSFTAKEEMTNIILTDPNADVIIIDPEREYSPLVKAMQGEVIHISATSENHINAMDMNSDYGDGANPVILKSEFILSLCEQLIGGSTLGAKQKSIIDRCTASVYRYYQQGNYQGTPPTLQDFREELLKQNEPEAQEIALAIELFTDGSLNTFAKHTNVDTKSRLICYDILDLGKQLQPIGMLVVLDSILNRITQNRAKGRNTFIFIDEIYLLFQHEYSANFLFTLWKRVRKYGAYCTGITQNVDDLLQSHTARTMLANSEFIIMLNQASTDRIELAKLLNISDLQMSYITNVGAGQGLLKVGSSLVPFVNKFPRNTELYKLMTTKFGEV; encoded by the coding sequence ATGATAAAAACGCTTAGAAACCTGTTCAAGCAGGACAAGGAGAAATTTGTTGTGCCGAAGTCGGTGCAGGCGGTTATCCCCATTAAGACAATCTGGGAGGACGGCATTTTCCTTGTGGGCAAGAACAAGTATGCAAAGACCTTTAAGTTTGAGGATATAAACTATGCCGTGGCAAGCCGTGAGGACAAGGAAGCGATGTTCCTTGAGTATTCGGAGCTTCTCAATGCCCTCGACAGCGGTGCGACCACGAAAATCACTATCAACAACCGCCGCTTGAATAAGGCGGACTTTGAGCAGACCATTTTAATCCCTATGGCGGAGGACGGTTTGGATAAGTACCGCACAGAATACAACAAAATGCTCCTTGATAAAGCGACAGGAGCTAATTCTATCGTGCAGGATAAGTATGTGACCATATCCGTCTGCAAGAAGAATATCGAAGAAGCACGACACTACTTTGCCCGTGTGGGAGCTGACCTTATCGGGCATTTCTCAAGGCTCGGCTCAAAATCCACCGAGCTTGACGCAGAAGAAAAGCTCCGTATCTTCCACGATTTCTACCGCACAGGCGAGGAAACGGCATTCTGCTTTGATATGGTGCAGAGTATGAAAAAAGGTCACGATTTCAAGGACTATATCTGCCCCGATACCTTTGAGTTTGAAAAGGACTATTTCAGAATCGGCAACCGATACGGGCGTGTGATTTTCCTCAGAGAATATGCTGCCTATATCAAGGACAGTATGGTAGCCGAGCTTTGCGAGCTGAACAGAAATATGATGTTGTCCGTGGATGTCGTTCCCGTTCCCACAGATGAAGCGGTGCGTGAGGTGGAAAACCGTCTTTTAGGTGTGGAAACTAACATCACGAACTGGCAGAGAAAGCAAAACCAGAACAATAACTTTTCGGCGGTCATCCCTTATGACCTTGAACAGCAGCGGAAAGAAAGCAAGGAGTTTTTAGATGACCTGACCACCCGTGACCAGAGAATGATGTTTGCGGTGCTGACAATGGTGCATACGGCGGAAACTAAGGAACAGCTTGACAATGACACCGAAGCCCTGCTTACTACGGCAAGAAAGCACCTCTGTCAGTTTGCGGTGCTGAAATATCAGCAGATGGACGCACTCAATACAGCCCTGCCATTTGGTGTGCGAAAGATAGATGCTCTGCGTACCCTTACTACGGAAAGCCTTGCGGTGTTTATCCCGTTCCGTGTGCAGGAAATCTATCACGAAAACGGCGTGTATTACGGACAGAATGTAATCAGCAAAAATATGATTATCGCCAACCGCCGCCACCTGTTGAACGGCAATTCCTTTATCCTCGGCGTGTCTGGTGCAGGCAAGTCCTTTACGGCGAAAGAGGAAATGACGAATATCATTCTCACAGACCCTAACGCTGATGTGATTATTATAGACCCAGAGCGAGAATATTCGCCCCTTGTGAAAGCGATGCAGGGCGAGGTCATTCACATCTCTGCCACAAGTGAAAACCATATCAACGCTATGGATATGAACTCCGATTACGGCGACGGTGCAAACCCCGTTATCCTCAAATCGGAGTTTATTTTATCCCTCTGCGAGCAGCTCATCGGCGGTAGCACTCTGGGGGCAAAGCAAAAGTCTATCATTGACCGCTGTACGGCGAGCGTGTACCGCTACTATCAGCAGGGCAATTATCAGGGAACGCCGCCCACCTTGCAGGACTTCCGTGAGGAGCTGTTAAAGCAGAACGAGCCAGAAGCACAGGAAATCGCCCTTGCCATTGAGCTGTTTACGGACGGTTCTCTCAACACCTTTGCCAAGCACACCAATGTGGATACCAAGAGCCGACTTATCTGCTATGACATTTTAGATTTAGGCAAGCAGTTACAGCCTATTGGTATGCTTGTTGTCCTTGACAGCATCTTAAACCGTATCACACAGAACAGAGCCAAAGGCAGGAACACATTCATTTTCATTGATGAGATTTATCTGCTTTTCCAACACGAATACTCTGCGAATTTTCTCTTTACCCTCTGGAAGCGTGTGCGTAAATACGGTGCGTACTGTACGGGTATTACGCAGAATGTTGACGACCTCTTACAGAGCCATACGGCGAGGACAATGCTTGCAAACTCCGAGTTTATTATTATGCTCAACCAAGCGTCTACCGACAGGATTGAGCTTGCCAAGCTCCTTAATATCTCTGACCTTCAGATGAGCTATATCACGAATGTCGGTGCAGGACAGGGCTTGCTCAAAGTCGGCAGCTCTCTTGTGCCGTTTGTCAACAAGTTCCCACGAAACACCGAGCTTTATAAATTGATGACAACTAAATTTGGTGAGGTTTAG
- a CDS encoding DUF6075 family protein produces the protein MSNIRFRSAAHRDFFLEMMNKSKVNDCYHRAFFYVMGIAAETRANINQMFDFKMDCIEPEGMHGGWQTSGTVKVCHLAFNLWNGYTDKERPQDFTPEDLFCCEFAPYFMEGIKVRYPEYCRELPAPKQQTEHSR, from the coding sequence ATGTCTAATATCCGATTTCGCTCTGCAGCTCATCGGGATTTCTTTCTGGAAATGATGAACAAGAGCAAAGTAAACGACTGTTATCACAGAGCCTTTTTCTATGTAATGGGCATTGCCGCAGAAACGAGGGCAAACATTAACCAGATGTTTGACTTTAAGATGGACTGTATTGAACCAGAGGGTATGCACGGCGGCTGGCAGACAAGCGGCACGGTCAAGGTCTGCCACCTTGCCTTTAACCTCTGGAACGGATACACCGATAAGGAGCGTCCGCAGGACTTCACGCCAGAGGACTTATTCTGCTGTGAGTTTGCCCCCTACTTTATGGAGGGAATCAAGGTAAGGTATCCAGAGTATTGCAGGGAGCTTCCTGCACCGAAACAGCAGACGGAACATTCAAGATGA
- a CDS encoding PrgI family protein — protein MEVKINKEIRNYTESMFFGLSLRQFIFSALACGVAVGLFFLLRPHFGTETLSWVCILGASPFAMMGFVKYNGMTAEQFVWAWIKSEFLMPKKLMFLPDNLYYEALKPNIEAREKGLPVAQKKQKRQTVKAEKKKPRKSKKRKEADYDKNA, from the coding sequence TTGGAAGTCAAGATAAATAAGGAAATCCGTAACTACACGGAAAGTATGTTTTTTGGACTGTCACTAAGGCAGTTCATTTTTTCTGCCCTTGCCTGCGGCGTGGCTGTAGGTCTGTTTTTCCTGCTCCGTCCGCATTTCGGAACAGAAACCCTCAGTTGGGTATGTATCTTAGGTGCTTCGCCCTTTGCGATGATGGGCTTTGTGAAATACAACGGTATGACCGCCGAGCAGTTTGTCTGGGCGTGGATTAAGTCAGAGTTTTTGATGCCGAAAAAGCTGATGTTCCTGCCAGACAATCTCTACTATGAAGCATTGAAGCCTAATATCGAAGCCCGTGAGAAAGGTTTGCCTGTTGCTCAAAAGAAGCAGAAACGGCAGACGGTGAAGGCAGAGAAAAAGAAACCAAGAAAATCAAAAAAGCGTAAGGAGGCAGACTATGATAAAAACGCTTAG